The DNA window AACGCGTGGCGAAACACGCCCCATGCGACGTGCTGCTCATTGCCCCCAAAAAAATCCAGGAGGAACGCCGATGACCCGGAACGTGAAGACCTTTGCGTTGTTGCTTGTTTTGAGTCTTGCCGCCGCCGCGTATGCCGCGGATGGTTCCGAGGGGAAATCGCTCTTCCAGGGGGAAAAATACCGCTGCTACTCCTGCCACGGCAAAAACGGCGAAGGAGCCAGCGCCCCGGGATTCAAGGGGGTGGGTAAAAAGTATTCGCAAAGCGAAATGATGAAAAGGGCGGCGCACAACTGCCCCCCCACCGGCGCATGCAACCCGAAAGAACTGGAAGCCATCATCTCTTATTTACGGACGATATAGTTTTCCCGAGGATTGCGGCCCGGCCGGCGGGCGTTCCGGAGATGCCCGTAAACTGCCGTTGCACGCCGTCTCCTTCTTGCAATTGTCCAGTTTTTGGCTATACTTGTTTCTTCATTTTTGGATGGTGAGTGTAGCTCAGCTGGTAGAGCAATGGGTTGTGGCTCCATTGGTCGCGGGTTCAATCCCCGTCACTCACCCCATAAATTCCCGTCTGCTCCGTCAGGGACTTGAAGCGAGCTTCCGGCGCGACCGATAAGGGAGCGCAAACAGGCATGGATGCCTGATTAGGAAGCGAGGCGGCCCGCAAAGCGCGGGCGTGATGCGAGCGCGTATGTGGGCAATCCCCGTCACTCACCCCACTTTTTCCCCTTAAGCTTTGATTTACCCCCCCTTTTCCGGTATAGTTAGCCGAGTTGGGGTAACTGCACGATGCGGTTTTACCATGAATAATAAAGAGGGAGCGTTATGGCAGAACTTGATCCGAATATGCGGGTGCTGGTGATTGACGATTTCGCGACCATGCGTAAAATAGAAAAAAACATCCTGGGCCAACTCGGCATTAAAAACGTGGACGAAGCCGACGACGGGTCCACCGCGTTGCCGAAGCTGAAAGCCAACAAATACGACGTGGTGCTGCTGGACTGGAACATGCCGAACATGACCGGCCTCGAGCTGCTCAAGGCCATGCGCGCCGAAGATTCGCTCAAAACCCTCCCGGTGATCATGGTCACCGCCGAGGCGCTGAAGGACAACGTGGTTGCCGCCGCGCAGGCCGGAGTTAACGACTACGTGGTGAAGCCCTTCACCGCCGGTACGCTGGAAGAGAAACTGAAAAAAGTCCTCAAGCTGACCTGACCCTTTTCGCCTTGACCAGGCCGTCTCCCCGCGGGACGGCCTTTTTTTCCGGCCGGTTAAACACGGCGGATGCCGTTACAGCGCCTTAAGAAGATCCAGCGCTTCCTTGAAATCCGGTTTTATCGCCAGCGCCTTTTGCAAGGCCTCCCGCGCTTCGGCGGTCTTCCCCCACTCCTTGTAGGCGCGGCCCATATTGAAGTGGAGCGCCTCGTCGGCGGGATCCATCGCCGCCGCCTTCCGGTAATTGCGGATCGCTTCCTCGAACATGCCGCTTCGGCGCAGCGTTATCCCCAGATCGTTCAGGGTGTGCTTGTTATCCTCGCTGTAGAGGGTGTCGATGGAAGCCATTTTCTCGAAATGCTCTTTTGCCTTGTCCACCTCGCCCAGCGCCAAGTGGGCCTGCCCTTTCCCGAGATGGGCGTCCAGACGTTTGTCGTCCACCTTGAGCGCCTGGCCAAATTCGAAGGTGGCGGAGTTGTACTCCTTCTTTTCCAGGTGCTCTTCCCCCTTCCGCACTTTTTCTTCCACTGCCGCCGCCTTCTTTTCTTCCGGGGTCTTTTTGCGGAGATCGCACTCGTGCGTGCCGCAAGCCTTGAAGCGGACGGCGAATTCTTCCCGCGTGATCGATTCGGCCACTATGGGCGAGGGGGAGCCGTCCGGCTTGAGATAGCAGATGTCCACTTCGCCTTTGGCGTTGTCTTTAGCGAAGTAATGCAGGTCATGATGGTCGGTCGACACCTTGTGCGTGCCGGCGGTTCCCATCTGGAGTATCTTCCGTTCGTAATAAATGCCGCTGATTTTTATTGGTGTGTCCATGGGCGCCTCCCGCAAAAGGGGTTAGTTAACGCCGCCGGACTGTTTTTGGGCGGCCCTGAATTTCTCGAGTTGCGCGTGGAAATACGGGTTGGCCGGCCGCAGCTTGATCGCCTTTTCGATCAGGCCGATCGCTTTATCGTAATCCTGCCGCTGAAAGTAGATTTCGGAAAGGGTGTCGATGTAGTCCGGCACATTTTCATTGTAGCGCATGGAGGCGATGGAATATTTCTGCGCATCGTCAAGCTTCCGTTTTTGCTGCGCATAGAGCCAGGCAAGGCGGTTGAGCGCGGGAGCGTAATCGGCGTCGATCTCCAGGATTTTTTTGCAGAAGTCCTCGGCCTTCCCCGCGTCGCCCCGGCGGCTGTAGGTGATGGCCAGCCCCAGGAATGACCGGATGTTGTTGGGGCTTCCCTGAAGCGCGGTTTGGAACATCTCCATCGCCTTGTCGGTTTTCCCCTGCGCGAGGTTGATGTATCCCTGATTGTTGACCGCCTCGGTTCCCCCCGGGTCGAGCCGGGCGTAAACATTGAAATACTCCATCGACTTATCCTCAAGGCCGGCCTTGTGGCAGGCATACGCCAGCTCGTAGTACACGTCTTTGTTGCCGTTCGCCTTCCCCGCCGCTTCGGTGAAGGTTTCAATCGACTCGTTAACCCGCCCCAGCTTTTTCTGCAGACGGCCGATTGTCATGAGATCGTCGAAATTGCGCTGGCTCTGGGCGATTTTATCCCGGTAAATGGCGAGCGCCTGTTCGGTTTTACCGGTATCGGTATAGAGCGCGAAGAGTTCCTTCGCCGCCGTTTCGGCCATATCGGACCGCTTTTCCAGCAGCAGGGTATTGAGCGCGATCAGCTTTTCGGTATCCTTCGCGGCGGCGTACCATTCCTTCAATTTCGCCACGGTCTTGTCGTCCTTGGGGTGTCCGCTCAGATATTCGAAGTAGTTGGCCGCGGAAGCGTCGACATCCCCGGCGTTCTCCTGCGCCATGGCAAGCCGCTTCACCATTTCCGGTTCGAGCGGGGCAAGCTCTTTCACCCGTTCATACACGGCCGAGGCGCGCCGCCAGTGCCCTTCCTCGAAATAGGCGTCTCCCAGCGTCAGCAGCTTCTGCGCGTCGCTGCCGGCGAAAGTTTCATAGACGTAGCGGGAAGCCATGCTGGTTCCCATTTTGTCCTTGGCCCTGATGACAAACCATGCCGATGGAATCACCAACGCCAGCACCACGGCGGCGGCCACCGCAATTACCTTCTTTTTACCGGAGCTTGGCGCGGCGTCAGCCTCTTTTTCACCGTCCGCGGAGCGCGGCTGGCCAAAACCGGTGCTGGCCCAAAATGTCTGCAGCGTGGTGTTGAGCG is part of the Nitrospinota bacterium genome and encodes:
- a CDS encoding cytochrome c, translated to MTRNVKTFALLLVLSLAAAAYAADGSEGKSLFQGEKYRCYSCHGKNGEGASAPGFKGVGKKYSQSEMMKRAAHNCPPTGACNPKELEAIISYLRTI
- a CDS encoding response regulator, giving the protein MRVLVIDDFATMRKIEKNILGQLGIKNVDEADDGSTALPKLKANKYDVVLLDWNMPNMTGLELLKAMRAEDSLKTLPVIMVTAEALKDNVVAAAQAGVNDYVVKPFTAGTLEEKLKKVLKLT
- a CDS encoding tetratricopeptide repeat protein, with protein sequence MDTPIKISGIYYERKILQMGTAGTHKVSTDHHDLHYFAKDNAKGEVDICYLKPDGSPSPIVAESITREEFAVRFKACGTHECDLRKKTPEEKKAAAVEEKVRKGEEHLEKKEYNSATFEFGQALKVDDKRLDAHLGKGQAHLALGEVDKAKEHFEKMASIDTLYSEDNKHTLNDLGITLRRSGMFEEAIRNYRKAAAMDPADEALHFNMGRAYKEWGKTAEAREALQKALAIKPDFKEALDLLKAL
- a CDS encoding tetratricopeptide repeat protein, with protein sequence MHDELNSYCGDGVRMEGKLLFKGALRFEGYFKGAIETPDTLIVGPSGKINAKVDVGSLFNMGEINGDIRGFTRISILAGSKLTGNIDTPAFISEEGALFRGMCTMPESLPAGFFEPKESKLKKTLNTTLQTFWASTGFGQPRSADGEKEADAAPSSGKKKVIAVAAAVVLALVIPSAWFVIRAKDKMGTSMASRYVYETFAGSDAQKLLTLGDAYFEEGHWRRASAVYERVKELAPLEPEMVKRLAMAQENAGDVDASAANYFEYLSGHPKDDKTVAKLKEWYAAAKDTEKLIALNTLLLEKRSDMAETAAKELFALYTDTGKTEQALAIYRDKIAQSQRNFDDLMTIGRLQKKLGRVNESIETFTEAAGKANGNKDVYYELAYACHKAGLEDKSMEYFNVYARLDPGGTEAVNNQGYINLAQGKTDKAMEMFQTALQGSPNNIRSFLGLAITYSRRGDAGKAEDFCKKILEIDADYAPALNRLAWLYAQQKRKLDDAQKYSIASMRYNENVPDYIDTLSEIYFQRQDYDKAIGLIEKAIKLRPANPYFHAQLEKFRAAQKQSGGVN